One window from the genome of Gimesia aquarii encodes:
- a CDS encoding TolC family protein — protein sequence MNLRQKLHQFFCGCLITSQLVGCHGLGTDTDLHYLGDKELQYYEDVATKIEYPAVFEETPEEITFSGKPRTLADRSQDEIWDLPLMDAIHLGLSNSEVIRVAGTLGTNGNGLLNNPDGTPSVYDPSIQETNVLLGGSRGVEAALSAFDTTFTANMLWGRSEQVQNSPFFGGIPGGTLTQETGQFQSGLSKTFANGGQFSINHNWNYQGSNATSQLFPSNYTGNFGASYRQPFLAGAGVDYTRIAGPIGSGFTGITGVSQGVVIARINNDLVLADFERNVRNLVSDIEESYWQLYLAYRLYDTQVVARNSALRSWREAHAKLEAGGTRNFKPADEAQAKDRLFETQSLVQSTRSDIYTAESRFRRLVGLPVNDGKIIRPIDDPVSAEFTPDWSMCLTEALVHRVELRRQKWNIKSLEFQRLAATSLTRPRLDLVSSYQVNAFGDRLLSQRNTDGITAQGLHSAYGTLMQNDQDSWTIGWEFSVPLGFRSAHAQVENLEFRISKARSVLQAQEMDVSQELAITFQDLAKNYATAQSNFNRWRAARRRTELFDAEVQAGTTTLDTLLRAQSSLAAAETEYYRSLVAYNVAIKNLYKWKGTLLKHNNIHLMEGEWSPVAYQQAIRRAWARTHGIEAHKLRSKPEPFVAAGYVGEVGLMPTKEGEAEMMEQQDGLTPSVLPVPEPETSPDYAPPVPEANEPAAHLESSDIDVRNPFVLSDTERTVEYILDSDETQNLDDIAPVSATEHEASTSDTEQINELELLPASNFVE from the coding sequence ATGAACCTTCGTCAGAAGTTACACCAATTTTTCTGTGGTTGTCTGATTACCAGCCAATTGGTTGGTTGTCATGGCCTCGGTACCGATACGGATCTGCATTACCTCGGCGACAAAGAACTTCAATATTATGAAGATGTCGCCACAAAGATCGAATATCCGGCTGTGTTCGAGGAAACTCCAGAAGAAATTACGTTTTCTGGCAAACCACGTACGTTGGCAGATCGTTCGCAGGATGAAATCTGGGACTTACCTTTGATGGACGCAATCCACTTGGGTCTGTCGAATAGCGAAGTCATCCGTGTCGCTGGTACGCTGGGGACAAATGGAAACGGGCTACTGAATAATCCGGATGGAACTCCATCTGTTTATGACCCATCCATTCAGGAAACCAATGTGCTATTGGGTGGTTCGCGTGGCGTTGAAGCAGCCCTTTCTGCCTTTGATACTACTTTCACTGCAAATATGTTATGGGGCCGCTCAGAACAGGTTCAAAACAGCCCGTTTTTTGGTGGAATTCCGGGCGGTACTTTGACTCAGGAAACGGGACAATTTCAATCTGGTCTTTCCAAAACATTTGCAAACGGCGGACAATTTTCCATCAATCATAACTGGAATTACCAGGGTAGTAATGCGACGAGCCAATTATTCCCTTCCAACTATACTGGCAACTTTGGTGCTTCCTATCGTCAACCATTCCTGGCAGGAGCTGGAGTTGACTATACCCGCATCGCAGGTCCGATTGGCTCTGGATTCACTGGCATCACTGGTGTCAGCCAAGGTGTCGTCATCGCGCGTATCAACAACGATTTAGTACTCGCGGATTTCGAGAGAAACGTTCGCAACCTGGTCTCAGATATTGAAGAGAGCTATTGGCAACTTTATCTGGCTTATCGATTGTATGATACACAAGTCGTGGCCCGTAATTCTGCATTACGTAGTTGGCGCGAGGCACATGCAAAGCTAGAAGCCGGTGGTACCAGAAACTTCAAACCAGCTGACGAAGCACAAGCCAAAGATCGTTTGTTTGAAACCCAGTCTTTAGTCCAGTCTACACGGAGTGATATTTATACCGCTGAAAGCCGTTTCCGTCGACTTGTTGGACTACCCGTTAATGATGGCAAAATCATTCGTCCAATTGATGACCCTGTTTCAGCCGAGTTTACACCAGACTGGAGTATGTGTCTGACTGAGGCGCTGGTGCATCGAGTTGAACTTCGAAGACAAAAATGGAATATTAAAAGCCTCGAATTTCAGCGTTTAGCTGCTACCAGCCTGACCCGACCACGACTGGATCTGGTATCCAGTTATCAAGTGAATGCATTCGGCGATAGACTGCTGAGTCAGAGAAACACAGATGGCATTACCGCTCAAGGCTTACATAGCGCCTATGGAACACTGATGCAAAACGATCAGGATAGCTGGACGATCGGCTGGGAATTCAGTGTTCCACTTGGTTTTCGGTCAGCTCATGCTCAAGTTGAAAACTTGGAGTTTCGAATCTCAAAAGCACGAAGTGTGTTACAAGCGCAGGAAATGGACGTCAGTCAGGAACTGGCGATTACCTTCCAGGATCTGGCTAAAAACTACGCTACAGCGCAATCGAATTTCAATCGTTGGCGTGCAGCTAGAAGACGAACCGAGCTATTTGACGCAGAAGTCCAGGCAGGAACCACTACACTCGATACCTTGTTACGTGCTCAATCCAGTCTAGCAGCCGCCGAAACAGAATATTATCGATCGCTGGTCGCTTACAATGTAGCCATTAAAAACCTCTACAAATGGAAAGGAACCTTGCTGAAGCACAACAATATCCATCTGATGGAAGGAGAGTGGTCACCAGTCGCATATCAACAGGCAATTAGACGAGCCTGGGCCAGAACTCATGGTATCGAAGCTCATAAACTGCGTAGCAAACCAGAACCGTTTGTTGCGGCAGGGTATGTGGGCGAAGTTGGCTTGATGCCCACCAAAGAGGGAGAAGCAGAGATGATGGAGCAACAAGATGGCCTGACGCCAAGCGTTTTACCTGTTCCAGAACCAGAAACGTCTCCCGATTATGCACCACCGGTTCCAGAGGCAAATGAACCAGCGGCCCATTTAGAAAGTTCTGATATTGACGTAAGAAATCCGTTTGTTTTATCCGATACAGAAAGAACAGTCGAGTACATACTTGACTCAGACGAGACGCAAAACCTTGATGACATAGCACCGGTTTCAGCAACGGAACATGAGGCTTCAACTTCAGATACTGAACAAATAAACGAGCTTGAATTATTACCTGCCTCGAATTTTGTGGAATGA
- a CDS encoding cofactor-independent phosphoglycerate mutase, producing the protein MKYVLVIPDGCADEPQETLGGKTPLQAAQVSHMDAVVSQGILGRTDTVPASMPSGSDVGTMSLFGYDPLTYHTGRAPLEAAAQGIELGAHDWAIRCNFVTIAEGNMASFTASQLPNDVGEELVGLLQEETADDPQWEFHQGVSYRNLLIYRGQSGDDAPFDSGTLTVPPHDLTDQPIQHDLPSGRGSELMLDLMERSKKLFSKSSKNQNRSDKHPAATQIWLWGQGSRPALKPFHEQFGKTGAVITAVDLLRGLGRLLDWEVIEVEGATGYTDTDYAAKGRAAMETLKKTDFVVVHVEATDEASHEGEVQEKIKALEMIDEHIVGPVHDYLKKQGEYRFLVCPDHPTFLRTKTHSHGYVPFGICGTHVRPDQATSYDEVAAGKSNLLLPKGHQLMPFFFGTLTN; encoded by the coding sequence ATGAAATATGTTCTCGTAATCCCAGATGGTTGTGCGGATGAGCCACAAGAAACATTAGGTGGCAAGACGCCTTTGCAGGCGGCCCAGGTTTCCCATATGGATGCCGTTGTTTCTCAGGGGATTCTCGGGAGAACTGATACCGTGCCTGCATCAATGCCCTCCGGCAGTGATGTGGGAACAATGAGTCTCTTTGGATACGATCCTCTGACTTATCATACTGGTCGCGCTCCTCTTGAAGCGGCCGCACAGGGAATCGAGTTAGGCGCTCACGACTGGGCCATCCGTTGTAATTTTGTCACGATTGCTGAGGGAAACATGGCGAGTTTCACAGCATCTCAACTTCCCAATGATGTTGGTGAAGAATTAGTTGGTTTGCTTCAAGAGGAAACTGCCGATGATCCGCAATGGGAATTTCATCAAGGCGTCAGCTATCGCAATTTATTGATCTATCGAGGGCAGAGTGGAGATGATGCCCCTTTTGATTCAGGGACACTCACAGTTCCTCCTCACGATTTAACCGACCAACCAATTCAGCATGACCTTCCCTCAGGCAGAGGAAGTGAGTTAATGCTCGACCTGATGGAACGCAGCAAGAAACTGTTTTCAAAATCATCAAAAAATCAAAATCGATCTGACAAACATCCAGCGGCAACACAGATCTGGTTATGGGGGCAGGGAAGCAGACCTGCGCTCAAACCCTTTCATGAACAATTTGGTAAAACAGGGGCTGTGATCACAGCAGTAGATTTGTTGAGAGGCTTGGGGCGTTTACTTGACTGGGAAGTAATCGAAGTGGAAGGGGCCACCGGTTATACTGATACCGATTACGCAGCCAAAGGCCGCGCTGCAATGGAAACTCTGAAGAAGACAGATTTTGTAGTCGTGCATGTAGAGGCCACAGATGAAGCTTCACATGAAGGTGAGGTACAGGAAAAAATCAAAGCCCTGGAAATGATCGATGAGCACATCGTGGGGCCTGTGCATGATTACTTAAAAAAGCAAGGCGAGTACCGTTTCTTAGTTTGCCCTGATCATCCCACATTTTTGAGAACGAAAACTCATAGCCATGGCTATGTGCCTTTTGGAATTTGTGGCACGCACGTACGTCCCGATCAGGCAACCAGTTATGATGAAGTTGCGGCGGGAAAGAGCAATTTACTGCTTCCCAAAGGTCATCAACTCATGCCCTTCTTTTTCGGGACATTGACGAACTAG
- a CDS encoding isocitrate/isopropylmalate dehydrogenase family protein: MYKVTLIPGDGVGPEIAEATRKCVDATGVKIDWDVQECGIEVIEAEGSVPDRVMESIRANKVALKAPITTPIGKGFRSVNVFLRQELGLYACIRPCKTYKGVRTYFSESNVDLVVVRENTEDLYAGVEFQAGEENTAALINTINEYATGKKINTPVNETGVSIKPMSYQGTRDICNYAFKYAVDNKRKAVTSICKANIMKFTDGLWYDETRAVAKAYGAKFEWEDLAEGVEPDAKLAGQVPDCGGNIEYNERLIDNMCMQLVQKPELYDVLVTSNLYGDILSDLCAGLVGGLGVAPGSNIGPESAIFEATHGSAPKYKGQNKVNPVALILSGKMMLDYLGEHDAATKLDQAVADVIAEGKDVTYDLKDDRNDPTAVGTQEMADAICRKMQ; encoded by the coding sequence ATGTATAAAGTCACATTAATTCCGGGAGATGGAGTTGGTCCGGAAATTGCCGAAGCAACACGTAAGTGTGTTGATGCTACTGGCGTGAAAATCGACTGGGACGTTCAGGAATGTGGAATCGAAGTGATAGAGGCTGAAGGTAGCGTCCCTGATCGAGTCATGGAATCTATTCGGGCCAACAAAGTCGCCTTGAAAGCACCTATTACGACTCCGATCGGAAAAGGTTTCCGTAGTGTCAATGTATTTCTACGACAAGAGCTGGGCTTATATGCCTGTATTCGTCCTTGCAAAACTTACAAAGGGGTGCGGACTTACTTTTCTGAATCTAATGTCGATTTGGTCGTCGTTCGTGAAAATACGGAAGATTTGTATGCGGGTGTTGAATTTCAAGCAGGTGAAGAAAACACGGCCGCACTAATCAACACGATTAACGAATATGCAACCGGTAAAAAAATTAATACTCCTGTTAATGAGACGGGTGTGAGTATCAAGCCGATGTCGTATCAGGGAACTCGCGATATCTGTAATTACGCATTTAAATATGCTGTCGATAACAAGCGCAAAGCAGTTACTTCAATCTGTAAAGCAAACATTATGAAATTTACAGATGGTCTGTGGTATGACGAAACGCGTGCGGTCGCCAAGGCCTACGGTGCCAAATTTGAGTGGGAAGATCTCGCTGAAGGTGTTGAGCCTGATGCAAAACTGGCAGGCCAAGTACCGGACTGTGGTGGCAATATTGAATACAACGAACGCCTGATTGACAACATGTGCATGCAACTTGTGCAAAAACCAGAGTTATATGATGTACTTGTCACATCTAATTTGTATGGCGATATTCTGAGCGACTTGTGTGCTGGTCTGGTCGGTGGTTTGGGTGTTGCCCCTGGTTCGAATATTGGGCCTGAGTCGGCTATCTTCGAAGCTACACACGGTTCTGCTCCCAAATACAAAGGACAGAATAAAGTCAATCCCGTTGCCTTGATTCTATCTGGAAAGATGATGCTCGATTATCTGGGTGAACACGATGCGGCAACAAAGCTGGATCAGGCTGTTGCCGATGTGATAGCTGAAGGCAAAGATGTGACTTATGATCTCAAAGACGATCGAAATGATCCTACAGCCGTTGGAACTCAGGAGATGGCTGACGCGATCTGTCGCAAAATGCAATAA
- a CDS encoding ferritin-like domain-containing protein: MDKQAMITHLNQDLANELSAIIQYTTYAAKATGPYRPQLTQFFLAEVPDEQLHAQYLANKIVALGGEPTTVPTKVAEAHTNREMLEAVLAAEQAATVGYTQRAKEAEEFGDKGMAVQLEDMVRDESGHAEEVERILRDWPL; this comes from the coding sequence ATGGACAAGCAAGCGATGATCACTCATCTGAATCAGGATTTAGCAAACGAGCTTTCAGCGATCATTCAATATACTACATATGCTGCGAAAGCAACGGGCCCTTATCGACCACAATTGACACAGTTTTTTCTGGCAGAAGTACCCGACGAACAATTACATGCCCAATATCTGGCTAATAAAATCGTAGCACTAGGTGGTGAACCAACGACCGTTCCCACAAAAGTTGCCGAAGCACACACCAATCGAGAAATGTTAGAAGCCGTGTTAGCGGCAGAACAAGCGGCAACCGTAGGTTATACGCAACGTGCCAAAGAAGCAGAGGAATTTGGCGATAAAGGCATGGCCGTTCAACTGGAAGATATGGTTCGAGATGAAAGTGGCCATGCAGAAGAGGTAGAACGAATTCTCCGCGACTGGCCTTTGTAA
- a CDS encoding Mpo1-like protein produces the protein MIQRFFSNYFLRHQNRLNQILHMIGVPLTFGGLIGFGLANQWVLAGIAFFAGYALQFLGHFIEQNDAGEVILLKKMLGKPYTEFGPNAQKHMNFDQSSKKSSCND, from the coding sequence ATGATTCAACGCTTTTTCAGCAATTATTTTCTCCGACACCAAAACAGGCTCAATCAAATCCTGCATATGATTGGAGTTCCGCTGACATTCGGAGGATTGATTGGATTTGGATTAGCCAACCAGTGGGTTTTGGCCGGAATCGCGTTCTTTGCGGGATACGCTTTACAGTTTTTGGGTCACTTTATTGAACAGAATGACGCGGGAGAAGTCATTCTACTAAAGAAAATGCTGGGAAAGCCTTACACAGAGTTCGGGCCAAATGCACAAAAACATATGAATTTTGACCAATCGTCAAAAAAGTCAAGTTGTAACGATTAA